The following are encoded together in the Aerococcus mictus genome:
- a CDS encoding rhomboid family intramembrane serine protease produces MRRRAYITYALLAIQIIIYLLMEVTGSSLSISTLLHFGAKENALIAIYGQYWRLITPIFVHIGFSHLLFNSITLWYLGSEVEGIIGSWRFLFIYLYSGIMGNLFSYQFSTSVSAGASTALFGLFAFFLAMRYLNPHDRYFQAMGYQYQTLIILNIVMNLFMANVDMSGHIGGIVGGFLATLIITNNPKHRLTSILLSILVYSVIAGIIIANHGAFNTLFIH; encoded by the coding sequence ATGCGAAGAAGAGCTTATATCACCTATGCTTTATTAGCTATTCAAATTATTATTTATCTCTTGATGGAAGTCACGGGATCGAGTCTCAGTATCTCAACCCTCCTGCATTTTGGTGCTAAGGAAAATGCTTTAATTGCTATCTATGGGCAATACTGGCGCTTAATTACGCCAATTTTTGTTCATATCGGTTTTTCTCATCTCTTATTCAATTCCATTACCCTCTGGTATCTAGGGAGTGAAGTGGAGGGGATTATTGGTTCCTGGCGCTTTTTGTTTATCTATCTTTATTCTGGCATTATGGGGAACTTATTTAGTTATCAATTCTCAACCAGCGTTTCAGCAGGAGCCAGTACGGCGCTATTTGGCTTGTTTGCTTTCTTCTTAGCCATGCGCTATCTCAACCCTCATGACCGCTATTTTCAGGCCATGGGCTACCAATACCAGACCCTAATTATCTTGAATATTGTTATGAATTTGTTCATGGCCAATGTGGATATGTCAGGGCATATTGGGGGCATTGTCGGTGGTTTCTTAGCCACCCTCATTATCACCAATAATCCTAAACACCGTCTAACCAGTATCCTCTTATCAATTCTTGTTTATTCAGTGATTGCTGGTATAATTATTGCGAATCATGGGGCTTTTAATACCCTATTTATACATTAG
- a CDS encoding ROK family glucokinase, producing the protein MAFIVGIDLGGTTAKLALFTPDLEKIDQWQIPTDTSDHGINIVSNLAKTIQDRVEAAHLDLKDCMGIGMGSPGAINRERGTVTGAYNLGWENEITVVDQFQSRLGQLPVYIENDANVAALGELAKGAGSKSQNMILVTLGTGVGGGIICQGELLLGQGSAGEIGHMTSEVDGYLCTCGSRGCVETLASATGILRLSKDYARDSRFDTSLAKQLRGGQEVDVKSIVDAAKAGDLLAEKVMERSLKALALCLSQLTCIFNPEQIVLGGGVANAGQYLIDKMTPILKEYTYRPNLRQVKISLAQLGNDAGVIGAANLVRQKSKE; encoded by the coding sequence ATGGCATTTATAGTTGGTATTGACTTAGGAGGAACAACCGCCAAGCTGGCTTTGTTTACTCCAGATCTTGAAAAAATCGATCAGTGGCAAATCCCCACGGACACTTCTGACCATGGGATTAATATTGTTTCTAACCTGGCTAAAACCATCCAAGACCGTGTTGAGGCAGCCCACTTAGACCTAAAGGACTGTATGGGGATCGGTATGGGATCTCCTGGCGCTATAAACCGCGAGCGGGGCACGGTTACTGGGGCCTATAACCTGGGTTGGGAGAATGAGATTACTGTCGTCGACCAGTTTCAAAGCCGCTTAGGCCAGCTGCCCGTTTATATTGAAAATGATGCCAATGTGGCTGCTCTGGGTGAACTCGCCAAAGGGGCAGGAAGTAAGAGTCAAAATATGATCTTGGTTACCCTAGGAACGGGCGTGGGCGGCGGCATTATCTGCCAGGGCGAGCTCTTGCTAGGTCAAGGTTCTGCAGGGGAAATTGGCCATATGACTAGCGAAGTCGATGGTTACTTATGTACTTGCGGATCCAGAGGCTGTGTAGAAACCTTGGCTTCAGCGACAGGTATCCTGCGTTTAAGTAAGGACTATGCTAGGGATTCGCGCTTTGATACTTCCTTAGCCAAGCAGCTTCGTGGAGGCCAAGAGGTGGACGTCAAAAGCATTGTTGATGCGGCTAAGGCGGGCGATTTATTAGCTGAAAAGGTGATGGAACGGTCCTTGAAAGCCTTGGCGCTTTGTTTGAGCCAGTTAACCTGCATCTTTAACCCCGAACAAATTGTTTTGGGTGGGGGAGTAGCTAATGCCGGCCAGTATCTGATTGACAAAATGACACCCATTCTTAAGGAATATACTTACCGCCCTAATCTCCGGCAAGTCAAAATTTCTTTAGCCCAATTGGGTAATGATGCGGGAGTGATTGGTGCGGCCAATTTAGTTAGACAGAAAAGTAAGGAGTAA
- a CDS encoding rhodanese-like domain-containing protein, with translation MLLAQTIGGFTLIYLLLVVALLAFLIYQAYFWIKRKQSASMIDQADFQATMHQAQIIDVREAQEFRSSHILGARNIPYSEVRQLKKAPGLNRSQKIYLYDNGVNIATRMASVLKQEGYEDIYILKGGFNEWEGKTKGTAD, from the coding sequence ATGTTATTAGCACAAACAATTGGTGGTTTTACTTTAATTTATCTATTATTAGTCGTGGCTTTATTAGCTTTCTTGATTTATCAAGCTTATTTTTGGATTAAAAGAAAGCAATCAGCAAGCATGATTGACCAAGCAGATTTTCAAGCTACCATGCATCAAGCTCAAATTATTGATGTTCGGGAAGCTCAAGAATTTCGTTCATCCCATATTCTTGGCGCCCGTAATATCCCTTATAGTGAGGTTCGTCAATTGAAAAAAGCCCCTGGCCTCAACCGGTCCCAAAAGATTTACCTCTATGACAATGGGGTAAATATTGCCACGCGAATGGCCTCAGTCCTAAAGCAGGAAGGCTATGAAGACATCTATATCTTAAAGGGTGGTTTCAATGAATGGGAAGGTAAAACTAAAGGAACGGCTGACTAA
- a CDS encoding DNA-3-methyladenine glycosylase: protein MAELFFKDPDLSTPEIAQKLLGCRLRRKSSAGVTSGIIVETEAYLGESDQAAHVYGGKRTASLEAFYQEAGIFYIYNIHGHWCVNMITQSKDEPQGVLIRALEPVEGIDLMQSRRKQDQRRLLTNGPGKLSQALGVDKEVDYGTSVLQDPLTIDFREPRPVAEIARGPRIGIPNKGEWTHKPLRFYVKGNPYVSSPKGRTQNDHGWLA, encoded by the coding sequence ATGGCTGAACTTTTCTTTAAAGATCCTGATTTATCGACACCGGAAATTGCTCAAAAATTATTAGGTTGCCGTTTAAGAAGAAAGTCCTCAGCTGGAGTGACTAGTGGTATTATTGTTGAAACGGAAGCTTATTTGGGGGAAAGTGACCAAGCGGCCCATGTGTATGGCGGCAAGCGGACCGCCAGTTTAGAAGCCTTTTACCAGGAGGCGGGGATTTTTTATATTTATAATATTCACGGTCATTGGTGTGTGAATATGATTACCCAAAGTAAAGATGAACCCCAAGGGGTATTGATACGAGCCCTGGAACCCGTGGAAGGAATTGACCTCATGCAGAGTCGGCGCAAACAAGACCAGCGCAGGCTCTTAACGAATGGGCCGGGCAAATTATCTCAAGCTTTAGGGGTCGATAAGGAAGTCGACTACGGAACGTCGGTTTTACAAGACCCCTTGACTATTGATTTCCGTGAGCCAAGACCAGTAGCAGAGATTGCTCGAGGTCCCCGTATCGGTATTCCCAATAAGGGCGAGTGGACCCATAAACCGTTACGCTTTTATGTGAAAGGCAATCCCTATGTTTCTTCACCCAAGGGGAGGACTCAGAACGACCACGGTTGGTTAGCCTAG
- a CDS encoding valine--tRNA ligase gives MPKKYNPNEVEAGRYDQWLDKKVFEPNGDASVEAYSVVIPPPNVTGKLHLGHAWDVTLQDMIVRQKRMQGYDTLWLPGMDHAGIATQAKVEEKLRKEENLSRYDLGREKFIDKTWEWKEEYAQTIRNQWAKMGISVDYNRERFTLDEGLSEAVRKVFVTLYEKGLIYRGEYIINWDPVFQTALSDIEVVYKDDKGAFYHLEYPLADGSGSLRLATTRPETLLGDTAVAVHPDDERYQDYIGKTVILPIVGREIPVISDDYVDRDFGTGVVKITPAHDPNDFAVGNRHNLERINVMNDDGTMNENAGKYQGMTRDECRQAIVEDLKAEGSLVDIEEIVHSVGHSERSDAVVEPRLSTQWFVKMAPLAKQALDNQNTENRVDFYPPRFEQTFVSWMENVHDWVISRQLWWGHQIPAWYHKDSGEVYVGMEAPEDEENWVQDPDVLDTWFSSALWPFSTMGWPDEEASDYKRYFPTDTLVTGYDIIFFWVSRMIFQSLEFTGERPFKNVLIHGLIRDSQGRKMSKSLGNGVDPMDVVDQYGADALRWFLATGSTPGQDIRYYPEKLEAAWNFINKIWNASRYALMNLDGMTYDDIDLSKVTSIVDQWILTRLNETIAKVTDRFDAFEFGEAGRALYHFIWNDFCDWYIEMSKEVLQGDDEDAKHTTRSVLSYVLEQMLALLHPIMPFVTEEIWQHIPHQGNSIVTAKYPEVEESQIHQEAARHMEALISFIRSIRTARNENNVAPSKPIAIHVKANSQEILTMLEENKEYINRFANPSELKMALDTEIPDQAMTLFFSDGEIYLPLAGFIDIDEEIQRLEAELAKWASEVERVDKKLANQGFVNNAPADLVEKERQKGKDYQQKYQATKERLADLKATN, from the coding sequence ATGCCCAAAAAATATAATCCTAATGAGGTAGAAGCAGGCCGTTATGACCAATGGCTCGATAAAAAAGTCTTTGAACCTAATGGAGATGCTTCAGTCGAAGCCTATTCCGTGGTGATTCCTCCACCCAATGTCACGGGTAAACTCCACCTCGGCCATGCCTGGGATGTAACCCTCCAAGACATGATTGTCCGCCAAAAACGCATGCAAGGCTATGATACCTTGTGGTTACCTGGGATGGACCATGCGGGAATTGCTACCCAAGCCAAAGTCGAAGAAAAGTTACGTAAAGAGGAGAATCTTTCCCGTTATGACTTAGGCCGGGAAAAATTCATCGACAAAACCTGGGAATGGAAAGAAGAATATGCCCAAACCATTCGTAACCAATGGGCCAAAATGGGGATTTCTGTCGATTATAACCGGGAACGTTTTACCCTAGATGAGGGCTTATCAGAAGCAGTACGTAAAGTTTTTGTGACCTTGTATGAAAAGGGCCTTATTTACCGGGGTGAGTACATTATTAATTGGGATCCGGTCTTCCAAACTGCCTTATCAGATATTGAAGTGGTCTACAAAGATGACAAGGGCGCTTTCTATCATTTGGAATACCCTCTGGCTGATGGGTCAGGCTCCTTGCGCCTAGCCACTACCCGTCCAGAAACCCTGTTAGGGGACACAGCCGTTGCGGTCCACCCTGATGATGAACGCTACCAAGACTACATCGGTAAGACCGTTATCCTACCAATTGTGGGTAGAGAAATTCCTGTGATTAGTGATGACTATGTCGACCGTGACTTTGGTACTGGTGTGGTTAAAATCACCCCAGCCCATGATCCTAATGACTTTGCGGTGGGCAACCGCCACAATTTAGAGCGGATTAACGTCATGAATGATGACGGTACAATGAACGAAAATGCCGGCAAGTACCAAGGCATGACCCGGGATGAATGCCGTCAAGCCATTGTTGAAGACTTAAAAGCTGAGGGTAGCTTGGTAGACATTGAAGAGATTGTCCACAGTGTGGGTCACTCCGAACGCTCTGACGCTGTGGTAGAACCAAGACTTTCGACCCAATGGTTTGTGAAGATGGCTCCCTTAGCTAAGCAAGCCCTAGACAATCAAAATACCGAAAACCGTGTCGACTTCTACCCACCACGTTTCGAACAGACCTTTGTTTCCTGGATGGAAAATGTTCATGACTGGGTTATTTCCCGCCAACTCTGGTGGGGACACCAAATTCCTGCTTGGTACCATAAGGATAGTGGGGAAGTCTATGTTGGGATGGAAGCGCCTGAGGATGAAGAAAATTGGGTGCAAGATCCTGATGTCTTAGATACCTGGTTTTCAAGTGCTCTCTGGCCATTCTCCACTATGGGTTGGCCAGATGAAGAGGCTAGCGACTATAAGCGTTACTTCCCAACAGACACCTTGGTAACCGGTTATGATATTATTTTCTTCTGGGTCAGTCGGATGATCTTCCAATCATTAGAATTTACCGGAGAACGTCCTTTCAAAAATGTTCTTATTCACGGTTTGATTCGCGACTCCCAAGGGCGAAAAATGTCTAAGTCACTGGGCAACGGAGTGGACCCTATGGACGTTGTTGACCAATACGGGGCTGACGCTTTACGCTGGTTCTTAGCCACAGGGTCAACGCCAGGCCAAGATATCCGCTACTATCCAGAAAAATTGGAAGCGGCATGGAACTTTATCAATAAAATTTGGAATGCTTCCCGCTATGCCTTGATGAACTTGGATGGGATGACCTATGATGACATTGATCTAAGTAAGGTCACTTCCATTGTTGACCAGTGGATTTTGACTCGCTTAAATGAAACCATTGCCAAGGTGACTGACCGTTTTGATGCCTTTGAATTTGGTGAAGCTGGTCGGGCCCTTTATCACTTTATTTGGAATGACTTCTGTGACTGGTATATTGAAATGAGTAAGGAAGTCTTACAAGGTGATGATGAAGACGCCAAACATACGACCAGAAGCGTCCTCAGCTATGTCTTGGAACAAATGTTAGCCCTACTTCACCCCATTATGCCTTTTGTTACCGAAGAAATCTGGCAACATATTCCTCACCAAGGCAATTCTATTGTGACGGCTAAGTATCCTGAAGTCGAAGAAAGTCAAATCCACCAAGAAGCTGCTCGCCATATGGAGGCTTTGATTTCCTTTATTCGCTCTATCCGTACGGCACGGAATGAAAACAATGTCGCACCTTCCAAGCCAATTGCTATTCATGTCAAAGCCAATTCTCAAGAAATTTTGACCATGTTAGAGGAAAACAAAGAATACATTAATCGCTTTGCTAATCCAAGTGAATTAAAAATGGCCTTAGATACGGAAATTCCTGACCAAGCCATGACCCTATTCTTTAGTGATGGGGAAATTTACCTTCCTTTAGCAGGTTTCATTGACATCGATGAAGAAATTCAACGCTTAGAAGCGGAACTCGCTAAATGGGCCAGTGAAGTTGAACGGGTAGACAAGAAACTAGCCAACCAAGGCTTTGTTAATAATGCTCCCGCTGACCTAGTAGAGAAAGAGCGTCAAAAAGGCAAAGATTACCAACAAAAATACCAAGCTACTAAAGAACGCTTAGCTGATTTAAAGGCTACGAATTAG
- the glmS gene encoding glutamine--fructose-6-phosphate transaminase (isomerizing) has product MCGIVGFIGEMRAQEVLLKGLERLEYRGYDSAGIYVVDEEDQGHLFKVKGRIAQLREEVDLSIPAHLGIGHTRWATHGVPSVPNAHPHLSHDGRFALVHNGVIENYQALKNDYLADVDFYSDTDTEVVVELLAKFSREENIDAPSALRKTVDLLEGSYALGLIDTEDPDHLYAAKNKSPLLIGKGQGFNTIASDAMASIAYTDQYIEIHDGELVTLSKDQVTIENLAGEVVSRDPYTASLDADDLEKGTYDYYMEKEIVEQPAAIRKIIQAYENDQGQLSIDRDLVEAIAESDRIFIVAAGTSMHAGLVGKVLLERIAKVPTEVHVASEFSYNPPLLPEKPFFIYLTQSGETADSRQVLVQTNAQGYPSLTITNVPGSTLSREADYTLLLHVGPEIAVASTKAYTGQITVLAIIADQIARKKGLNLPFDLKHELSIAAQAMDEVVGQADYFHQLATDYFKDQRSAFYIGRGLDYAVSVEAALKLKEVSYIQTEGFASGELKHGTISLIEDGVPVVAIISQAKTALLTRGNVEETRSRGAHNLIIAMEGLDQEGDQIVLPHVHDLLTPLITVIPAQLLAYYATIDRGLDVDKPRNLAKSVTVE; this is encoded by the coding sequence ATGTGTGGAATTGTAGGATTTATTGGCGAAATGCGGGCTCAAGAGGTGCTTTTGAAGGGCTTAGAACGCCTAGAATACCGGGGCTATGACTCAGCGGGAATCTATGTGGTCGATGAAGAAGACCAAGGACACCTCTTTAAAGTCAAAGGGCGGATTGCTCAATTACGCGAAGAAGTCGATCTGTCTATCCCGGCTCATTTAGGGATAGGTCATACACGCTGGGCAACCCATGGGGTGCCATCAGTCCCTAACGCCCATCCTCATTTATCCCATGATGGCCGCTTTGCCTTGGTTCATAATGGGGTGATTGAAAACTACCAAGCCTTAAAAAATGATTATTTAGCTGATGTTGATTTTTATTCGGATACTGATACCGAAGTTGTCGTGGAATTGCTTGCGAAATTTAGCCGTGAAGAAAACATTGATGCTCCAAGCGCTCTAAGAAAAACAGTTGACCTCTTAGAAGGGTCCTATGCTTTAGGCTTGATTGATACAGAAGATCCTGACCACCTTTATGCAGCTAAGAATAAGAGCCCGCTCCTAATTGGAAAAGGGCAAGGCTTTAATACCATCGCTTCTGATGCCATGGCTTCGATCGCCTATACTGACCAATATATTGAAATCCATGATGGTGAATTAGTCACCCTAAGTAAAGACCAAGTGACTATTGAGAATTTAGCGGGTGAAGTCGTAAGCAGAGATCCTTATACTGCTAGTCTGGATGCTGACGATTTAGAAAAGGGCACCTATGACTACTACATGGAAAAAGAAATCGTAGAACAACCAGCAGCCATCCGTAAAATTATTCAAGCCTATGAAAATGATCAAGGACAATTAAGTATCGACCGTGACCTGGTTGAAGCTATTGCTGAAAGTGACCGTATCTTTATTGTAGCCGCTGGGACTAGTATGCATGCTGGTTTAGTTGGTAAAGTCCTTCTGGAAAGAATTGCTAAGGTTCCTACAGAGGTTCATGTGGCTTCGGAATTCTCTTATAATCCGCCACTTTTACCTGAGAAACCATTCTTTATCTATTTAACCCAATCTGGTGAAACAGCGGATAGCCGCCAAGTCCTAGTCCAAACCAATGCCCAAGGTTATCCTTCCTTAACCATTACCAATGTGCCAGGGTCTACCTTATCACGGGAGGCTGACTATACTTTACTCTTGCATGTGGGCCCTGAAATTGCGGTGGCTTCTACCAAGGCTTATACTGGACAAATAACAGTTTTAGCAATTATTGCTGATCAAATTGCTCGTAAGAAGGGCTTGAATCTTCCTTTTGACTTAAAACATGAATTATCAATTGCTGCCCAAGCCATGGATGAAGTGGTTGGCCAAGCGGATTATTTCCATCAACTGGCAACCGATTACTTTAAAGACCAAAGATCAGCCTTTTATATTGGTCGTGGCCTAGATTATGCGGTTTCTGTTGAAGCGGCTTTGAAATTAAAAGAGGTCTCTTATATTCAAACAGAAGGTTTTGCTTCTGGAGAATTAAAACATGGTACCATTTCATTGATCGAAGATGGCGTCCCTGTTGTGGCGATCATTAGCCAAGCCAAGACCGCCCTGTTAACTCGTGGTAATGTGGAAGAGACTCGCTCACGTGGCGCCCATAATTTAATTATTGCTATGGAAGGACTAGACCAAGAAGGGGACCAAATTGTCCTCCCCCATGTGCATGATTTATTAACGCCATTGATTACAGTCATCCCCGCTCAACTCCTCGCTTACTATGCGACTATTGATCGCGGCTTAGATGTCGATAAGCCCAGAAATCTGGCTAAATCGGTAACAGTAGAATAG
- the radC gene encoding RadC family protein translates to MDSKKTCIPIKTLPESSRPRERLMEYGANSLPTYELLAIILRSGGKYGSAIQLAHKLLNHFEDLYQLKMAATEELLAIEGIGKAKAVELQAIFEFSKRLYQARLIKLGTIHSSQEAGDYYLSELADSHQEKVLVFYLNTKNEVIKKQIIFIGGLNMSVAHPREIYKEAVRVSAARIMVGHNHPSGNPEPSPEDIEFTKRLKEAGKIIGVELLDHLVVGHSSFISLREQGLL, encoded by the coding sequence ATGGATAGTAAAAAAACATGTATTCCTATTAAAACCTTGCCCGAATCGTCTAGACCGCGGGAGCGTTTAATGGAATATGGGGCCAATAGTTTGCCAACTTATGAATTGCTGGCTATTATTTTACGATCAGGGGGCAAATATGGGTCAGCCATCCAGTTAGCCCATAAACTCTTGAACCATTTTGAAGACTTATATCAATTGAAAATGGCTGCTACGGAAGAATTACTGGCCATTGAAGGCATTGGTAAGGCTAAGGCAGTGGAACTCCAGGCTATTTTTGAGTTCTCCAAGCGTTTATACCAAGCTCGGTTAATAAAATTGGGAACCATTCATTCAAGTCAGGAAGCAGGGGACTATTATCTCAGTGAATTAGCCGATAGTCATCAAGAGAAGGTCTTGGTCTTTTATTTAAATACTAAAAATGAAGTGATCAAAAAACAGATTATCTTTATCGGCGGGTTAAATATGTCGGTGGCCCATCCTCGGGAAATCTATAAAGAAGCGGTTAGGGTATCGGCTGCCCGAATTATGGTAGGCCACAACCATCCCTCAGGAAATCCGGAGCCCTCCCCAGAGGATATTGAATTCACCAAACGCTTAAAAGAAGCAGGAAAAATAATCGGGGTTGAACTTTTGGACCATTTAGTGGTGGGGCATAGCTCTTTTATCAGCTTAAGGGAACAAGGTTTACTGTGA
- a CDS encoding tRNA (mnm(5)s(2)U34)-methyltransferase — protein sequence MLKNVIEVSHHIIKGHLQTSMTALDATIGNGHDTLLLAQIVGQSGQVYGFDLQEQAIEATQALLEKHHCQKQVRLYHDSHANISKYLKTGDCLDLVVFNLGYLPKGDKSIITKPKSTIPAIESSLSRLKPGGILLVAAYLGHPGGIEEASAIQDYLSQIDQDQYSASHFEFLNQKHLPPKLFLVERRS from the coding sequence ATGTTAAAAAATGTGATCGAAGTCAGCCATCACATTATCAAAGGACATTTACAAACCAGCATGACTGCCTTAGACGCCACTATTGGCAATGGCCATGATACCTTACTCTTAGCTCAAATCGTTGGCCAATCAGGCCAAGTTTATGGCTTTGACCTCCAAGAACAAGCCATTGAAGCTACTCAAGCCTTATTAGAAAAACACCACTGTCAAAAACAAGTGAGGCTTTACCATGATTCTCACGCTAACATTTCTAAGTATCTGAAGACTGGTGACTGCTTGGACCTGGTGGTTTTTAACTTGGGTTACCTCCCTAAGGGAGATAAAAGCATTATTACCAAGCCTAAGTCGACAATCCCAGCTATCGAGTCTAGTCTTTCACGGTTAAAACCTGGTGGAATCCTCTTAGTGGCGGCCTACTTGGGCCATCCTGGAGGAATTGAAGAAGCTTCGGCGATTCAAGACTACCTCAGTCAAATCGACCAAGATCAGTATAGCGCTAGTCACTTTGAATTCCTTAACCAAAAGCACCTCCCCCCAAAATTATTTCTTGTCGAGAGGAGATCCTAG
- a CDS encoding LysM peptidoglycan-binding domain-containing protein codes for MTGHQEKSKKLIKTSAVLLSSVVAIAGADALANYTPVQATTLAPTSNNFLNKILPYAYDLANQNDLYASVMMAQAALESGWGSSRLSQAPYNNLFGIKGNYRGKTANFNTLEDDGRGNYYQINDGFRMYPSYRESLIDYVGVLKNGTSWNPNFYSGAWKSNTNSYKDATAWLTGRYATDTSYGSKLNSIIAKNNLSQYDTPGKTISNNQTNSSQVSTPTAQPGGRSYVVKPGDGLWTVARQLGTSIEAVKQANGLSSNLIYPGQVLYAGASSSSPAKTNTSSPVRPSSPVAKPAQSAKQSYKVQAGDGLWTVAKNLGTTIEAVKAANGLTTNFIYPGQVLYAPGQKQNSASPVVTNTNKQSQGQSNAGYKSYTVQAGDGLWTVARHLGMTVDTLKAKYGLTSNFIYPGQVFTNQTSQGSHKPSNNSPAANNPRPSHNGSQAGVYQVQAGDTLYRIARNQGLTVNQLKEMNGLTSNAIYVGQKLNLAAKAAYQPTAKSGVSASQEISAPTSSQRPASPKPVSQVQAANTYQIKAGDNLYRIALNHGVSLNQLLAANQLKANSLILPGQQLVIPQ; via the coding sequence ATGACAGGTCATCAAGAAAAGTCCAAGAAACTTATTAAGACCAGTGCGGTTTTATTGAGCTCCGTAGTTGCTATTGCTGGGGCCGATGCATTGGCAAACTATACACCCGTCCAAGCAACGACTTTGGCACCTACTAGTAATAATTTTCTTAATAAAATTTTACCTTACGCCTATGACTTAGCCAATCAAAATGACCTTTATGCTTCTGTGATGATGGCACAAGCAGCCTTAGAATCAGGCTGGGGATCTAGCCGCTTATCTCAAGCGCCCTATAATAATCTCTTTGGTATCAAGGGTAATTATAGAGGGAAAACAGCTAATTTTAACACCCTAGAGGATGATGGTCGCGGAAATTATTATCAAATTAATGATGGCTTTCGGATGTATCCATCTTACCGGGAATCCCTCATCGATTATGTTGGTGTCCTAAAAAATGGAACTTCTTGGAACCCTAATTTCTATAGTGGGGCCTGGAAGAGCAACACCAATTCCTATAAGGATGCCACGGCTTGGTTAACCGGTCGCTATGCAACTGATACTTCCTATGGCAGCAAATTAAATAGCATTATCGCTAAGAATAATTTAAGCCAATACGATACGCCAGGAAAAACGATTAGTAACAATCAAACAAATTCTAGCCAAGTAAGCACGCCTACAGCTCAACCAGGCGGACGGTCCTATGTGGTGAAACCTGGTGACGGCTTATGGACAGTAGCTCGCCAACTGGGAACTAGTATTGAGGCAGTCAAACAAGCTAACGGCCTCAGTTCCAACCTGATTTACCCTGGGCAAGTCCTTTACGCCGGGGCAAGCTCATCCAGTCCAGCCAAAACAAACACGAGCTCACCAGTAAGACCTTCTAGCCCTGTTGCAAAGCCCGCTCAGTCTGCCAAACAGTCCTATAAGGTCCAAGCTGGAGATGGTTTATGGACGGTTGCTAAGAACTTGGGAACGACCATTGAAGCAGTTAAAGCTGCTAATGGCTTGACTACTAACTTTATCTACCCTGGTCAGGTTCTCTATGCTCCTGGGCAAAAACAAAACTCAGCTAGTCCAGTAGTGACAAATACCAATAAGCAATCTCAAGGTCAAAGCAATGCAGGTTACAAGTCTTACACCGTTCAAGCTGGTGACGGCTTGTGGACAGTGGCACGGCACTTAGGAATGACAGTTGATACTTTAAAGGCTAAGTATGGCTTAACTTCGAATTTCATTTATCCAGGTCAAGTCTTTACTAACCAAACTAGCCAAGGCAGTCATAAGCCCTCCAACAATAGCCCAGCTGCCAATAATCCAAGACCAAGTCATAATGGTAGTCAGGCAGGGGTCTACCAAGTCCAAGCTGGGGATACCCTCTACCGCATTGCTCGTAACCAAGGCCTGACTGTGAACCAGTTAAAAGAAATGAACGGCTTAACTTCCAATGCGATTTATGTAGGGCAAAAATTAAATTTAGCGGCTAAAGCTGCTTATCAACCCACAGCTAAATCAGGAGTAAGTGCTAGTCAAGAAATTAGTGCACCAACTTCTAGTCAAAGGCCAGCCAGCCCTAAGCCAGTCAGTCAAGTTCAAGCGGCCAATACTTATCAAATTAAGGCCGGGGATAACTTATATCGAATTGCACTTAACCATGGGGTTTCCTTAAACCAATTACTGGCAGCCAATCAATTAAAGGCCAACTCATTGATTTTACCTGGCCAACAATTGGTTATTCCACAATAA
- a CDS encoding hotdog family protein produces MEEKQNQKRRFQVGDTFSTTESFRERDIMLYMGVTDDHNPLYLPGKEGAQIPPIALIGAVTRTVSGQFPGPHSDLVELNFTINNPIYHHVTLTFHFEILRVDELKGYLTIHVITNNETTGEKNVMDAMLTVLPQYMDH; encoded by the coding sequence ATGGAAGAAAAGCAAAATCAGAAAAGAAGATTTCAAGTGGGCGATACTTTTTCCACAACGGAATCTTTTCGTGAACGCGATATCATGCTCTACATGGGAGTAACGGATGATCATAATCCCCTTTATCTACCTGGTAAGGAGGGCGCCCAAATTCCGCCCATTGCTCTAATTGGAGCCGTAACACGGACAGTTTCAGGTCAATTCCCTGGCCCCCATTCAGATTTGGTGGAATTGAATTTTACGATTAATAACCCCATCTATCATCATGTGACCCTGACCTTTCATTTTGAAATTTTAAGAGTTGATGAATTAAAGGGCTACCTCACAATTCATGTCATTACTAATAATGAAACCACGGGAGAAAAAAATGTTATGGATGCCATGCTAACTGTTCTTCCCCAATATATGGACCATTAA